The Macrococcoides canis genome has a window encoding:
- a CDS encoding CvpA family protein, which produces MINILLIFFLCLGTIIGLRRGLILQSLHLIGTLGSFIIAQLFYKDLAQKLVLMIPFPSTEGNYESKFLNMITNEMTFYNVVSFIILFLLSKIILQFIATVFDYIAQLPLLNQFNRLFGGILGFIESHLLIFIVLFLLSMVPITTIQTKLEESFIANLIANHTPILSNFAKHLFEYAGFII; this is translated from the coding sequence ATGATTAATATTTTATTGATATTCTTTTTATGTCTAGGAACGATTATCGGTCTTAGAAGAGGGTTAATCTTGCAATCATTACATTTGATCGGAACGCTCGGGTCCTTTATTATCGCACAGCTTTTTTATAAGGATCTCGCACAGAAGCTGGTGTTAATGATTCCGTTTCCATCCACAGAAGGGAATTATGAGTCGAAGTTTTTGAATATGATTACAAATGAAATGACATTTTATAACGTTGTAAGTTTCATCATATTATTTTTATTAAGTAAGATTATTCTTCAGTTTATCGCTACTGTTTTTGATTATATTGCACAGTTACCTTTACTGAACCAGTTCAATCGTTTATTCGGTGGGATATTAGGATTTATTGAATCTCATCTACTTATATTTATCGTGTTATTTTTATTGTCAATGGTTCCAATAACAACGATACAAACGAAGCTTGAAGAAAGCTTCATCGCAAACTTAATTGCGAATCATACACCGATATTAAGCAATTTTGCGAAACATTTGTTTGAATATGCAGGGTTTATCATTTAA
- the zapA gene encoding cell division protein ZapA, producing MGEFKNRITVNIYDQFYTILGEEEPSHIRHVASLVDERIREIAKYNAGLDTSRKAVLAAVNVMDDYVKLKEEHDLLLEKLNRLEGNNSHD from the coding sequence ATGGGAGAGTTTAAGAATCGTATTACTGTAAATATATATGATCAGTTCTATACTATTCTCGGTGAAGAAGAGCCGAGCCACATCCGTCACGTTGCGAGTCTTGTTGATGAACGTATTCGGGAGATTGCTAAGTATAATGCAGGTCTCGACACTTCACGAAAGGCTGTGCTTGCAGCAGTTAACGTGATGGATGATTATGTGAAACTAAAGGAAGAACACGATTTACTGTTAGAGAAGTTGAATCGTCTAGAGGGTAATAACAGTCATGATTAA